One genomic region from Effusibacillus pohliae DSM 22757 encodes:
- a CDS encoding CtsR family transcriptional regulator — MVLNISDIIEQYIKQMLKSGPSNSVEIQRSELADRFQCVPSQINYVISTRFTFEKGYVVESKRGGGGYIRIRKLDLKTDANALQAVIKLIGSQITQREAQGVIQRLREEGIITAREARMLEAAVSRDVLQTSVAERDQLRANLLSAMLRAILTG, encoded by the coding sequence ATCGTTCTGAACATCTCCGATATCATTGAACAATATATCAAGCAGATGCTGAAATCAGGCCCGTCTAATTCTGTCGAGATTCAACGCAGCGAACTGGCCGATCGGTTTCAGTGCGTCCCATCGCAAATCAACTATGTGATCAGTACACGATTCACTTTTGAAAAAGGCTATGTCGTCGAATCCAAGCGCGGCGGCGGCGGCTATATCCGTATCCGCAAGCTTGATTTGAAAACGGATGCCAATGCGTTGCAGGCGGTTATAAAACTGATCGGTTCTCAAATTACGCAAAGGGAAGCGCAAGGAGTCATCCAGCGTTTGCGGGAGGAAGGAATCATCACCGCCCGCGAAGCGCGGATGCTGGAAGCGGCCGTTTCCCGCGACGTATTGCAAACCAGTGTTGCGGAACGGGATCAACTGCGGGCCAACCTGCTGTCCGCCATGCTACGTGCGATTTTGACAGGGTAG
- a CDS encoding UvrB/UvrC motif-containing protein — protein sequence MKCQECGQRPATVHFTKIVQGDKSEFHLCEVCAREKGEWMSPASAGFSLNSLLSGLLNFDPPGGTAAAPPRCSTCGLTYSQFSQYGRFGCADCYKHFQSRLEPLLRKVHGSTTHAGKVPRRTGGKIKLQRELDKLRAQLQAAVQAERFEEAAELRDKIRAFEQQLGN from the coding sequence ATGAAATGTCAGGAATGCGGGCAGCGACCGGCTACCGTACATTTCACCAAAATCGTCCAGGGCGACAAAAGCGAATTCCACCTGTGCGAAGTCTGTGCCCGTGAAAAAGGGGAGTGGATGAGCCCGGCGAGCGCGGGATTTTCGCTCAACAGCCTGTTGTCGGGGCTGTTGAATTTTGATCCGCCGGGCGGGACGGCTGCCGCGCCGCCTCGGTGCAGCACGTGCGGCTTGACCTATTCGCAATTCAGTCAATACGGGCGCTTTGGCTGCGCCGATTGTTACAAGCATTTTCAATCGCGGCTGGAACCGCTGCTGAGGAAGGTGCACGGTTCGACTACGCATGCGGGCAAGGTGCCGCGGCGCACCGGCGGCAAGATCAAGCTGCAGCGGGAGCTGGACAAACTGCGCGCACAACTGCAAGCGGCTGTCCAGGCGGAGCGGTTTGAGGAAGCTGCCGAACTGCGGGACAAAATTC